A stretch of Lathyrus oleraceus cultivar Zhongwan6 chromosome 6, CAAS_Psat_ZW6_1.0, whole genome shotgun sequence DNA encodes these proteins:
- the LOC127091291 gene encoding extensin-2 isoform X10, which produces MTARGSDPIRGRFRPEMAMALAIVLISTTVVSVAADGYPYSSPPPPTYEYKSPPPSTPSPPPPYEYKSPPPPPIEPPYEYKSPPPPPIEHKAPPYEYKSPPPPSASPPPPYEYKSPPPPSSSPPPPYYYKSPPPPSPSPPPPYYYKSPPPPSPSPPPPYYYKSPPPPSPVYKYNSPPPPSPTYVYKSPPPPTPVYKYKSPPPPSPTYVYKSPPPPTPVYKPPYYYNSPPPPTPVYKYKSPPPPSPTYVYKSPPPPTPVYKPPYYYNSPPPPTPVYKYNSPPPPSPTYVYKSPPPPAPVYKYNSPPPPTPVYKYNSPPPPSPVYKYNSPPPPSPVYVYKSPPPPTPVYKPPYYYNSPPPPTPVYKYNSPPPPSPTYVYKSPPPPSPVYKPPYYYNSPPPPTPVYKYNSPPPPTPVYKYNSPPPPTYYYNSPPPPVKSPPPPTPYYYQSPPPPKYTPPPYYYSSPPPPVVYPPHPYHHSLIVKVVGKVYSYKCYNWEYPEKSHDKKHLKGAVVEVKCKAGRNIIKAYGKTKNNGKYAITIPNFNYVKYGPTVCKAKLHAPPKGSPFNIPTKLNEGTDLWVKSKDKYEVVLKAKPFAYASKKHYEECEKPKPSPTPYYYKSPPPPTPTYIYKSPPPPSPTYVYKSPPPPSPIYKPPYYYNSPPPPTPVYKYNSPPPPSPTYVYKSPPPPSPAYKPPYYYNSPPPPTPVYKYNSPPPPSPTYVYKSPPPPSPIYKPPYYYNSPPPPTPVYKYNSPPPPSPTYVYKSPPPPSPVYKPPYYYNSPPPPTPVYKYNSPPPPSPTYVYKSPPPPSPVYKPPYYYNSPPPPTPVYKYNSPPPPSPTYVYKSPPPPSPAYKPPYYYNSPPPPTPVYKYNSPPPPSPTYVYKSPPPPSPVYKPPYYYNSPPPPTPVYKYSSPPPPTPVYKYNSPPPPSPTYVYKSPPPPSPVYKPPYYYNSPPPPSPTYKYNSPPPPSPTYVYKSPPPPSPTYVYKSPPPPSPVYKPPYYYNSPPPPTPVYKYNSPPPPTPVYKYNSPPPPTPIYKPPYYYNSPPPPTPVYKYNSPPPPTPVYKYNSPPPPTPVYKYNSPPPPTPVYKYNSPPPPTPVYKYNSPPPPSPVYKYNSPPPPSPVYKYNSPPPPSPVYKYNSPPPPTPVYKYNSPPPPSPVYKYNSPPPPSPVYKYNSPPPPTPVYKYNSPPPPTPVYKYNSPPPPTPVYKYKSPPPPSPTYEYKSPPPPTPVYKYKSPPPPSPTYVYKSPPPPTPVYKYNSPPPPSPSHPPPYYYNSPPPPSPSPPPPYYYQSPPPPSSSPPPPYYYQSPPPPSPTPHTPYYYKSPPPPTSSPPPPYHYVSPPPPTSSPPPPYHYTSPPPPSPSPAPTYIYKSPPPPVKSPPPPAYIYASPPPPIYK; this is translated from the exons ATGACTGCTAGGGGCAGTGACCCCATAAGGGGTCGGTTTCGGCCGGAAATGGCCATGGCATTGGCCATTGTTCTGATTTCTACTACTGTGGTTTCTGTTGCTGCTGATGGTTACCCATACAGTTCTCCTCCACCACCAACTTATGAGTACAAGTCACCTCCACCATCAACTCCTTCACCACCACCTCCTTATGAGTACAAGTCACCCCCTCCACCACCCATTGAACCTCCTTATGAGTACAAGTCACCCCCTCCACCACCCATTGAACATAAGGCTCCACCATATGAGTACAAGTCACCTCCACCACCATCTGCCTCACCCCCACCTCCTTATGAGTACAAGTCTCCTCCACCACCTTCTTCATCACCTCCACCTCCTTACTACTATAAATCTCCACCACCACCCTCTCCCTCACCTCCACCACCTTACTACTACAAATCTCCTCCACCACCCTCTCCTTCCCCTCCTCCACCTTACTATTACAAGTCTCCCCCACCACCATCACCTGTTTACAAATACAATTCACCAC CTCCACCATCACCAACATATGTGTACAAGTCTCCTCCTCCTCCAACACCAGTTTACAAGTATAAGTCACCACCTCCACCATCACCAACATATGTGTACAAGTCTCCTCCTCCTCCAACACCGGTATACAAACCTCCATACTACTACAATTCACCTCCTCCTCCAACACCAGTTTACAAATACAAATCACCACCTCCTCCATCACCAACTTACGTGTACAAGTCTCCTCCTCCACCAACACCAGTATACAAACCCCCATACTACTATAACTCACCTCCTCCTCCAACACCAGTTTACAAGTATAATTCACCACCTCCACCATCACCAACTTACGTGTACAAGTCTCCTCCTCCTCCCGCACCAGTTTATAAGTACAACTCACCACCTCCTCCAACACCAGTATACAAATACAACTCACCACCTCCTCCATCACCAGTTTACAAGTACAACTCACCACCTCCTCCATCACCAGTTTACGTCTACAAGTCACCACCCCCACCAACACCTGTATACAAACCCCCATACTACTACAACTCACCTCCTCCTCCAACACCAGTGTACAAGTACAATTCACCACCTCCACCGTCACCAACTTACGTGTACAAGTCACCACCCCCACCATCACCTGTATACAAACCCCCATACTACTACAACTCACCTCCTCCTCCAACACCAGTGTACAAGTACAATTCACCTCCTCCTCCAACACCGGTGTACAAATATAATTCACCTCCTCCTCCAACTTACTACTACAATTCGCCACCACCTCCGGTAAAATCTCCTCCTCCACCAACACCTTACTACTACCAATCTCCACCACCACCCAAGTACACTCCACCTCCATACTACTATAGCTCTCCTCCTCCCCCTGTTGTGTATCCCCCACATCCATATCACCACTCATTGATTGTGAAGGTAGTGGGTAAAGTCTACAGCTACAAGTGCTATAACTGGGAGTATCCTGAAAAGTCTCATGACAAGAAACACCTCAAAG GTGCTGTTGTTGAGGTCAAATGCAAAGCTGGAAGGAACATCATCAAGGCGTACGGTAAAACTAAGAACAATGGAAAGTACGCCATCACAATTCCAAACTTTAACTATGTGAAATATGGTCCCACAGTGTGCAAAGCCAAACTACATGCTCCACCTAAAGGCTCTCCATTCAACATCCCAACTAAGCTCAATGAGGGAACCGACTTGTGGGTAAAATCTAAAGACAAGTATGAAGTTGTGCTCAAGGCAAAGCCATTCGCCTATGCTTCTAAGAAGCATTATGAAGAATGTGAAAAGCCTAAGCCTTCACCAACTCCTTACTACTACAAGTCACCTCCTCCTCCTACACCAACTTACATATACAAGTCACCACCCCCACCATCACCAACTTATGTGTACAAGTCACCACCTCCACCATCACCTATATACAAACCCCCATATTACTACAACTCACCTCCTCCTCCAACACCAGTTTACAAGTACAATTCACCACCTCCACCATCACCAACTTACGTGTACAAGTCACCACCTCCACCATCACCTGCATACAAACCCCCATACTACTATAACTCACCTCCTCCTCCAACACCGGTTTACAAGTACAACTCACCACCTCCACCGTCACCAACATACGTGTATAAATCACCACCACCACCATCACCTATATACAAACCCCCGTACTACTACAATTCACCTCCTCCTCCAACACCAGTTTACAAGTACAATTCACCACCTCCACCATCACCAACTTATGTGTACAAGTCACCACCCCCACCATCACCGGTATACAAACCCCCGTACTACTACAACTCACCTCCTCCCCCAACACCAGTTTACAAATACAACTCACCTCCTCCACCGTCACCAACATACGTGTACAAGTCACCACCCCCACCATCACCTGTGTACAAACCCCCATACTACTACAACTCACCTCCTCCTCCAACCCCAGTTTACAAGTACAATTCACCACCCCCACCGTCACCAACATATGTCTACAAGTCTCCACCCCCGCCATCACCTGCGTACAAACCCCCATACTATTACAACTCACCTCCTCCACCAACGCCTGTTTATAAGTACAATTCTCCACCTCCACCGTCACCAACTTATGTGTACAAGTCACCACCCCCACCATCACCTGTATACAAACCCCCATACTACTATAACTCGCCTCCTCCTCCAACACCAGTTTACAAATACAGTTCACCTCCTCCTCCAACACCGGTTTATAAGTACAATTCACCTCCTCCACCATCACCAACTTACGTGTACAAGTCACCACCCCCACCATCACCGGTATACAAACCCCCATACTACTACAATTCACCTCCTCCACCATCACCAACTTACAAGTACAATTCACCACCTCCGCCATCACCAACTTATGTGTATAAGTCACCACCTCCACCATCACCAACTTATGTGTATAAGTCACCACCTCCACCATCACCTGTGTACAAACCCCCGTACTACTACAACTCACCTCCTCCTCCAACACCAGTTTACAAGTACAATTCACCTCCTCCACCAACACCAGTTTACAAGTACAATTCACCTCCTCCACCAACACCTATATACAAACCTCCATACTACTACAATTCACCTCCTCCTCCAACCCCAGTTTACAAGTACAACTCACCTCCTCCTCCAACACCGGTTTACAAATACAACTCCCCTCCTCCTCCAACACCGGTTTACAAGTACAACTCCCCTCCTCCTCCAACACCGGTTTACAAGTACAACTCACCTCCTCCTCCAACACCGGTTTACAAATACAACTCACCTCCTCCTCCATCACCGGTTTACAAGTACAACTCACCTCCTCCTCCATCACCTGTTTACAAGTACAACTCACCTCCTCCTCCATCACCGGTTTACAAGTACAACTCCCCTCCTCCTCCAACACCGGTTTACAAATACAACTCCCCTCCTCCTCCATCACCGGTTTACAAGTACAACTCCCCTCCTCCTCCATCACCGGTTTACAAGTACAACTCCCCCCCTCCTCCAACACCGGTTTACAAGTACAACTCCCCTCCTCCTCCAACACCGGTTTACAAGTACAACTCCCCACCTCCTCCAACACCGGTTTACAAGTACAAGTCACCACCTCCACCGTCACCAACTTACGAGTACAAATCTCCTCCTCCTCCAACACCAGTTTACAAGTACAAATCTCCACCTCCACCATCACCTACATATGTGTACAAGTCTCCTCCACCACCAACACCAGTTTACAAGTACAACTCACCACCTCCACCATCCCCATCACATCCCCCTCCATACTATTACAATTCTCCCCCACCGCCATCACCATCCCCACCTCCACCTTACTATTACCAATCCCCACCACCACCATCCTCTTCTCCACCACCTCCTTATTACTATCAAAGTCCTCCTCCCCCGTCTCCCACTCCTCATACTCCCTACTACTACAAATCCCCTCCACCACCAACGTCATCTCCTCCACCTCCTTACCACTATGTGAGTCCTCCCCCACCAACATCATCTCCTCCCCCACCATACCACTACACATCGCCACCTCCTCCCTCCCCGTCTCCTGCTCCCACATACATTTACAAATCACCTCCCCCACCAGTGAAATCGCCTCCCCCACCAGCTTACATTTATGCATCCCCACCACCACCTATCTACAAGTAA
- the LOC127091291 gene encoding uncharacterized protein LOC127091291 isoform X11: MTARGSDPIRGRFRPEMAMALAIVLISTTVVSVAADGYPYSSPPPPTYEYKSPPPSTPSPPPPYEYKSPPPPPIEPPYEYKSPPPPPIEHKAPPYEYKSPPPPSASPPPPYEYKSPPPPSSSPPPPYYYKSPPPPSPSPPPPYYYKSPPPPSPSPPPPYYYKSPPPPSPVYKYNSPPPPSPTYVYKSPPPPTPVYKYKSPPPPSPTYVYKSPPPPTPVYKYKSPPPPSPTYVYKSPPPPTPVYKYKSPPPPSPTYVYKSPPPPTPVYKPPYYYNSPPPPTPVYKYKSPPPPSPTYVYKSPPPPTPVYKPPYYYNSPPPPTPVYKYNSPPPPSPTYVYKSPPPPAPVYKYNSPPPPTPVYKYNSPPPPSPVYKYNSPPPPSPVYVYKSPPPPTPVYKPPYYYNSPPPPTPVYKYNSPPPPSPTYVYKSPPPPSPVYKPPYYYNSPPPPTPVYKYNSPPPPTPVYKYNSPPPPTYYYNSPPPPVKSPPPPTPYYYQSPPPPKYTPPPYYYSSPPPPVVYPPHPYHHSLIVKVVGKVYSYKCYNWEYPEKSHDKKHLKGAVVEVKCKAGRNIIKAYGKTKNNGKYAITIPNFNYVKYGPTVCKAKLHAPPKGSPFNIPTKLNEGTDLWVKSKDKYEVVLKAKPFAYASKKHYEECEKPKPSPTPYYYKSPPPPTPTYIYKSPPPPSPTYVYKSPPPPSPIYKPPYYYNSPPPPTPVYKYNSPPPPSPTYVYKSPPPPSPAYKPPYYYNSPPPPTPVYKYNSPPPPSPTYVYKSPPPPSPIYKPPYYYNSPPPPTPVYKYNSPPPPSPTYVYKSPPPPSPVYKPPYYYNSPPPPTPVYKYNSPPPPSPTYVYKSPPPPSPVYKPPYYYNSPPPPTPVYKYNSPPPPSPTYVYKSPPPPSPAYKPPYYYNSPPPPTPVYKYNSPPPPSPTYVYKSPPPPSPVYKPPYYYNSPPPPTPVYKYSSPPPPTPVYKYNSPPPPSPTYVYKSPPPPSPVYKPPYYYNSPPPPSPTYKYNSPPPPSPTYVYKSPPPPSPTYVYKSPPPPSPVYKPPYYYNSPPPPTPVYKYNSPPPPTPVYKYNSPPPPTPIYKPPYYYNSPPPPTPVYKYNSPPPPTPVYKYNSPPPPTPVYKYNSPPPPSPVYKYNSPPPPTPVYKYNSPPPPSPVYKYNSPPPPSPVYKYNSPPPPTPVYKYNSPPPPTPVYKYNSPPPPTPVYKYKSPPPPSPTYEYKSPPPPTPVYKYKSPPPPSPTYVYKSPPPPTPVYKYNSPPPPSPSHPPPYYYNSPPPPSPSPPPPYYYQSPPPPSSSPPPPYYYQSPPPPSPTPHTPYYYKSPPPPTSSPPPPYHYVSPPPPTSSPPPPYHYTSPPPPSPSPAPTYIYKSPPPPVKSPPPPAYIYASPPPPIYK; this comes from the exons ATGACTGCTAGGGGCAGTGACCCCATAAGGGGTCGGTTTCGGCCGGAAATGGCCATGGCATTGGCCATTGTTCTGATTTCTACTACTGTGGTTTCTGTTGCTGCTGATGGTTACCCATACAGTTCTCCTCCACCACCAACTTATGAGTACAAGTCACCTCCACCATCAACTCCTTCACCACCACCTCCTTATGAGTACAAGTCACCCCCTCCACCACCCATTGAACCTCCTTATGAGTACAAGTCACCCCCTCCACCACCCATTGAACATAAGGCTCCACCATATGAGTACAAGTCACCTCCACCACCATCTGCCTCACCCCCACCTCCTTATGAGTACAAGTCTCCTCCACCACCTTCTTCATCACCTCCACCTCCTTACTACTATAAATCTCCACCACCACCCTCTCCCTCACCTCCACCACCTTACTACTACAAATCTCCTCCACCACCCTCTCCTTCCCCTCCTCCACCTTACTATTACAAGTCTCCCCCACCACCATCACCTGTTTACAAATACAATTCACCACCTCCACCATCACCAACTTATGTGTACAAATCTCCTCCTCCTCCAACACCAGTTTATAAATATAAATCACCACCTCCACCATCACCAACATATGTGTACAAGTCTCCTCCTCCTCCAACACCAGTTTACAAGTATAAGTCACCACCTCCACCATCACCAACATATGTGTACAAGTCTCCTCCTCCTCCAACACCAGTTTACAAGTATAAGTCACCACCTCCACCATCACCAACATATGTGTACAAGTCTCCTCCTCCTCCAACACCGGTATACAAACCTCCATACTACTACAATTCACCTCCTCCTCCAACACCAGTTTACAAATACAAATCACCACCTCCTCCATCACCAACTTACGTGTACAAGTCTCCTCCTCCACCAACACCAGTATACAAACCCCCATACTACTATAACTCACCTCCTCCTCCAACACCAGTTTACAAGTATAATTCACCACCTCCACCATCACCAACTTACGTGTACAAGTCTCCTCCTCCTCCCGCACCAGTTTATAAGTACAACTCACCACCTCCTCCAACACCAGTATACAAATACAACTCACCACCTCCTCCATCACCAGTTTACAAGTACAACTCACCACCTCCTCCATCACCAGTTTACGTCTACAAGTCACCACCCCCACCAACACCTGTATACAAACCCCCATACTACTACAACTCACCTCCTCCTCCAACACCAGTGTACAAGTACAATTCACCACCTCCACCGTCACCAACTTACGTGTACAAGTCACCACCCCCACCATCACCTGTATACAAACCCCCATACTACTACAACTCACCTCCTCCTCCAACACCAGTGTACAAGTACAATTCACCTCCTCCTCCAACACCGGTGTACAAATATAATTCACCTCCTCCTCCAACTTACTACTACAATTCGCCACCACCTCCGGTAAAATCTCCTCCTCCACCAACACCTTACTACTACCAATCTCCACCACCACCCAAGTACACTCCACCTCCATACTACTATAGCTCTCCTCCTCCCCCTGTTGTGTATCCCCCACATCCATATCACCACTCATTGATTGTGAAGGTAGTGGGTAAAGTCTACAGCTACAAGTGCTATAACTGGGAGTATCCTGAAAAGTCTCATGACAAGAAACACCTCAAAG GTGCTGTTGTTGAGGTCAAATGCAAAGCTGGAAGGAACATCATCAAGGCGTACGGTAAAACTAAGAACAATGGAAAGTACGCCATCACAATTCCAAACTTTAACTATGTGAAATATGGTCCCACAGTGTGCAAAGCCAAACTACATGCTCCACCTAAAGGCTCTCCATTCAACATCCCAACTAAGCTCAATGAGGGAACCGACTTGTGGGTAAAATCTAAAGACAAGTATGAAGTTGTGCTCAAGGCAAAGCCATTCGCCTATGCTTCTAAGAAGCATTATGAAGAATGTGAAAAGCCTAAGCCTTCACCAACTCCTTACTACTACAAGTCACCTCCTCCTCCTACACCAACTTACATATACAAGTCACCACCCCCACCATCACCAACTTATGTGTACAAGTCACCACCTCCACCATCACCTATATACAAACCCCCATATTACTACAACTCACCTCCTCCTCCAACACCAGTTTACAAGTACAATTCACCACCTCCACCATCACCAACTTACGTGTACAAGTCACCACCTCCACCATCACCTGCATACAAACCCCCATACTACTATAACTCACCTCCTCCTCCAACACCGGTTTACAAGTACAACTCACCACCTCCACCGTCACCAACATACGTGTATAAATCACCACCACCACCATCACCTATATACAAACCCCCGTACTACTACAATTCACCTCCTCCTCCAACACCAGTTTACAAGTACAATTCACCACCTCCACCATCACCAACTTATGTGTACAAGTCACCACCCCCACCATCACCGGTATACAAACCCCCGTACTACTACAACTCACCTCCTCCCCCAACACCAGTTTACAAATACAACTCACCTCCTCCACCGTCACCAACATACGTGTACAAGTCACCACCCCCACCATCACCTGTGTACAAACCCCCATACTACTACAACTCACCTCCTCCTCCAACCCCAGTTTACAAGTACAATTCACCACCCCCACCGTCACCAACATATGTCTACAAGTCTCCACCCCCGCCATCACCTGCGTACAAACCCCCATACTATTACAACTCACCTCCTCCACCAACGCCTGTTTATAAGTACAATTCTCCACCTCCACCGTCACCAACTTATGTGTACAAGTCACCACCCCCACCATCACCTGTATACAAACCCCCATACTACTATAACTCGCCTCCTCCTCCAACACCAGTTTACAAATACAGTTCACCTCCTCCTCCAACACCGGTTTATAAGTACAATTCACCTCCTCCACCATCACCAACTTACGTGTACAAGTCACCACCCCCACCATCACCGGTATACAAACCCCCATACTACTACAATTCACCTCCTCCACCATCACCAACTTACAAGTACAATTCACCACCTCCGCCATCACCAACTTATGTGTATAAGTCACCACCTCCACCATCACCAACTTATGTGTATAAGTCACCACCTCCACCATCACCTGTGTACAAACCCCCGTACTACTACAACTCACCTCCTCCTCCAACACCAGTTTACAAGTACAATTCACCTCCTCCACCAACACCAGTTTACAAGTACAATTCACCTCCTCCACCAACACCTATATACAAACCTCCATACTACTACAATTCACCTCCTCCTCCAACCCCAGTTTACAAGTACAACTCACCTCCTCCTCCAACACCGGTTTACAAATACAACTCCCCTCCTCCTCCAACACCGGTTTACAAGTACAACTCCC CTCCTCCTCCATCACCGGTTTACAAGTACAACTCCCCTCCTCCTCCAACACCGGTTTACAAATACAACTCCCCTCCTCCTCCATCACCGGTTTACAAGTACAACTCCCCTCCTCCTCCATCACCGGTTTACAAGTACAACTCCCCCCCTCCTCCAACACCGGTTTACAAGTACAACTCCCCTCCTCCTCCAACACCGGTTTACAAGTACAACTCCCCACCTCCTCCAACACCGGTTTACAAGTACAAGTCACCACCTCCACCGTCACCAACTTACGAGTACAAATCTCCTCCTCCTCCAACACCAGTTTACAAGTACAAATCTCCACCTCCACCATCACCTACATATGTGTACAAGTCTCCTCCACCACCAACACCAGTTTACAAGTACAACTCACCACCTCCACCATCCCCATCACATCCCCCTCCATACTATTACAATTCTCCCCCACCGCCATCACCATCCCCACCTCCACCTTACTATTACCAATCCCCACCACCACCATCCTCTTCTCCACCACCTCCTTATTACTATCAAAGTCCTCCTCCCCCGTCTCCCACTCCTCATACTCCCTACTACTACAAATCCCCTCCACCACCAACGTCATCTCCTCCACCTCCTTACCACTATGTGAGTCCTCCCCCACCAACATCATCTCCTCCCCCACCATACCACTACACATCGCCACCTCCTCCCTCCCCGTCTCCTGCTCCCACATACATTTACAAATCACCTCCCCCACCAGTGAAATCGCCTCCCCCACCAGCTTACATTTATGCATCCCCACCACCACCTATCTACAAGTAA